A region of Planctomycetia bacterium DNA encodes the following proteins:
- the recC gene encoding RecBCD enzyme subunit RecC, with product MPLKTSYVERLEDVLGPAREFLSRAGDLFARPRIVVPTAGAKAWLASELARTLGASPGAGGAGQPAGDGIVANVEISYPGTILGLLQPPRGIEPDPWSFDRLTFTVLDVITGPGAADLGIPFDVGREPLLAARRIAGFFDNYHVRRPGMILRWEQGHAHLSPVATNARDKDGDWAADALDAGDDWQFRVWRAVRDRIGTPSPTSRAGFTSSPSGQQGSSGRAAPPLPAKIACPQPVLVAGLQSLSLAQLTALRTLGATTDVHAILVHPSATLRSHWAATTPPVSLDVPPLRPPAELPEDLDPLVATWLHGARETQILLASQGITPTHERPPAGPVESAGPEASSLLVRLQGSIRTAAKPEPQKHELASDSSVTIHRCHTLSRQAEVLHDALLHAFHDLHDLRPHDVVIVSPCLDRLAPHLEAVFARAVVGRDGRTVKLPLLVADRGLHELSDAAQLLIDVMRLVGSRCSVEDFLAVAEHPLVTGHLRIDDDMTRCWDGLIERTTIHWGFDAAQRVREELPAEAAEPHTWRAGIERMLLGAVLPPATGGHESQATIPLEHVPLGSLAAIETLAQIHEVVRTLDDACHDSSATRPVAEWCAAIEEAMFGLCGPDAGDLAEPLRAVRQLRDAASATPVPFHDVRTLLEESLTSIVGRQPLRTGAITATSMVPLRDVPFRVVCIAGYDDRAVSVAESPGDDLAARQQIAGDGDPRIDTRRALLDCALAARDRLLVTCTGMDIRTNKSLPLVTPLSELVDFAIRHGVRPAGGDEPSGIEIRHPRHAVGRRNFEPGAVQPGRCWSHDPTALAASQGLGLDAPLPVTRVAALADVPVIELALLEEMVRNPLALYLKKSLGVSTWRDDEEFPAATFPLTLSSTQSRTLAGSLLRHRVDTGGSADEWIRAARATGRIPFGRYGDESLREIVALVDGIISLAANPADPVPLRGLSAMPIRLHTAGKLLSGTLKGYHPDPAGAADDLLVDVRVTRGERDTWDRPLHIAALRLLVAWASGSTPQRAVVIARHQNWKPPVFPGPAAIRRTVILADALRDRAAAAERLAGICALLPQALATPCSRFGGTLASIAEKLAANDEAGARQAFANYVGYSHAGSNEALVYGTSPRFEDIFVPGAPELAFHAAFEQLFTIGAGYTLS from the coding sequence ACTTCCTACGTCGAACGGCTCGAGGACGTGCTCGGCCCGGCCCGCGAGTTTCTCTCGCGGGCCGGCGACCTGTTCGCGCGGCCGCGGATCGTTGTCCCCACGGCGGGGGCGAAGGCCTGGCTGGCGAGCGAACTGGCACGCACGCTGGGGGCGAGCCCCGGGGCCGGCGGCGCCGGGCAGCCCGCGGGCGACGGCATCGTCGCCAACGTCGAGATCTCGTATCCCGGCACGATCCTCGGCCTGCTCCAGCCGCCGCGCGGGATCGAGCCCGATCCGTGGTCGTTCGACCGGCTGACGTTCACGGTCCTCGACGTGATCACGGGGCCGGGAGCGGCGGACCTCGGGATCCCGTTCGACGTCGGCCGCGAGCCGCTCCTCGCGGCCCGGCGGATCGCCGGGTTCTTCGACAACTACCACGTCCGCCGGCCGGGGATGATCCTGCGCTGGGAACAGGGTCACGCGCACTTGAGCCCCGTGGCGACCAACGCCCGGGACAAGGACGGCGACTGGGCGGCGGACGCGCTGGACGCCGGCGATGACTGGCAATTCCGCGTCTGGAGAGCCGTCCGCGACCGGATCGGCACGCCAAGCCCCACGAGTCGCGCGGGGTTCACGTCGTCGCCTTCGGGCCAGCAGGGGAGCTCCGGCCGGGCCGCTCCGCCGCTGCCAGCGAAGATCGCGTGCCCCCAGCCGGTGCTCGTGGCCGGTCTGCAGTCGCTCTCACTCGCGCAGCTCACCGCCCTGCGCACGCTCGGGGCGACGACCGACGTGCACGCGATCCTCGTTCATCCCTCGGCGACCCTGCGGTCGCACTGGGCGGCGACGACGCCCCCCGTCTCACTCGACGTGCCGCCGCTGCGCCCGCCGGCCGAACTGCCCGAGGATCTCGACCCGCTCGTCGCGACCTGGCTCCATGGCGCCCGTGAGACGCAGATCTTGCTCGCATCACAGGGCATCACACCGACGCACGAGCGCCCGCCTGCCGGCCCGGTCGAGTCGGCCGGCCCAGAGGCCTCGTCGCTCCTCGTCCGCCTGCAGGGATCGATCAGGACGGCCGCCAAGCCCGAACCGCAGAAGCACGAACTCGCCTCCGATTCATCCGTCACGATCCACCGCTGCCACACGCTCTCCCGGCAGGCCGAGGTCCTCCACGACGCCCTGCTCCACGCCTTTCACGACCTCCACGACCTCCGCCCGCACGACGTCGTGATCGTCAGCCCGTGCCTCGACCGGCTTGCCCCGCACCTCGAGGCCGTGTTCGCCCGCGCGGTCGTCGGCCGCGACGGCCGGACGGTGAAACTGCCGCTGCTGGTGGCCGACCGCGGCCTGCACGAGCTGAGCGACGCGGCCCAGCTGCTCATCGACGTCATGCGTCTCGTCGGCTCACGGTGCTCCGTCGAGGACTTTCTCGCCGTCGCCGAGCATCCGCTCGTGACCGGCCACTTGCGTATCGACGACGACATGACCCGCTGCTGGGACGGGCTCATCGAGCGGACGACGATCCACTGGGGCTTCGACGCCGCGCAGCGGGTGCGCGAGGAGCTGCCGGCGGAGGCCGCGGAGCCGCACACCTGGCGTGCCGGCATCGAACGCATGCTGCTCGGCGCCGTGCTGCCCCCCGCCACCGGCGGCCACGAGTCGCAGGCGACGATCCCGCTCGAGCACGTGCCGCTCGGCTCGCTGGCGGCGATCGAGACCCTCGCCCAAATCCACGAGGTCGTCCGCACGCTCGACGACGCCTGTCACGACAGCTCCGCCACGCGGCCCGTGGCGGAATGGTGCGCCGCCATCGAGGAAGCGATGTTCGGCCTCTGCGGGCCCGACGCCGGTGATCTGGCCGAGCCGCTGCGGGCGGTGCGGCAGCTTCGTGACGCGGCGTCGGCCACGCCCGTGCCGTTTCACGACGTGCGGACGCTGCTCGAGGAGTCGCTGACGTCGATCGTCGGTCGCCAGCCGCTCCGCACCGGTGCGATCACGGCCACGTCGATGGTGCCGCTCCGCGACGTCCCGTTCCGGGTGGTCTGCATTGCGGGCTACGACGACCGTGCCGTCTCCGTCGCGGAGTCGCCGGGAGACGACCTCGCGGCGCGGCAGCAGATCGCCGGCGACGGCGACCCGCGGATCGACACCCGGCGGGCCCTGCTCGACTGCGCCCTCGCCGCCCGCGACCGGCTGCTCGTGACCTGCACCGGCATGGACATCCGCACGAACAAATCCTTGCCGCTCGTCACGCCGCTCTCCGAGCTCGTCGACTTCGCGATCCGCCACGGTGTGCGGCCGGCCGGGGGCGACGAGCCGAGCGGCATCGAGATCCGCCACCCACGACATGCCGTCGGTCGGCGCAACTTCGAGCCAGGTGCGGTCCAGCCCGGCCGCTGCTGGAGCCATGACCCGACCGCCCTGGCGGCGTCGCAGGGCCTCGGTCTCGACGCCCCGCTGCCGGTCACCCGTGTCGCAGCGCTGGCCGACGTGCCCGTCATCGAGCTCGCGCTGCTCGAGGAAATGGTCCGCAACCCGCTCGCGCTGTATCTCAAGAAGTCTCTCGGCGTCAGCACGTGGCGCGACGACGAGGAGTTTCCCGCGGCCACGTTCCCGCTGACGTTGTCGTCCACGCAATCGCGCACGCTGGCCGGGAGCCTGCTGCGCCATCGCGTCGACACAGGCGGATCCGCCGATGAATGGATTCGAGCAGCCCGGGCAACGGGGCGGATTCCGTTCGGCAGGTACGGGGACGAATCCCTTCGCGAGATCGTCGCGCTGGTGGACGGCATCATTTCGCTCGCCGCGAATCCGGCGGATCCCGTGCCCCTGCGCGGCTTGTCCGCCATGCCCATCCGGCTCCACACCGCCGGCAAGCTTCTTTCCGGCACTCTGAAAGGCTACCACCCGGACCCTGCGGGCGCTGCCGACGATCTGCTCGTCGATGTTCGTGTCACGAGGGGAGAACGGGATACCTGGGACCGGCCCCTGCACATCGCCGCGCTTCGCCTGCTCGTCGCATGGGCGTCAGGCAGCACGCCGCAACGCGCGGTCGTGATCGCCCGACACCAGAACTGGAAACCCCCTGTGTTCCCCGGGCCCGCCGCGATCCGGCGGACCGTCATACTGGCCGACGCGCTCCGCGACAGGGCCGCCGCCGCCGAGCGATTGGCAGGCATCTGCGCGCTTCTGCCGCAGGCGCTCGCCACGCCCTGCAGCCGATTCGGCGGGACACTGGCATCGATCGCCGAGAAACTCGCAGCCAACGACGAGGCCGGCGCGCGACAGGCGTTTGCCAATTATGTCGGGTATTCGCACGCCGGCTCGAACGAGGCGCTGGTGTACGGCACGAGCCCCCGCTTTGAAGACATCTTCGTGCCGGGTGCTCCGGAACTGGCGTTTCACGCGGCGTTCGAGCAGCTGTTCACGATCGGGGCCGGATACACATTGTCATGA